One genomic window of Polyangiaceae bacterium includes the following:
- a CDS encoding SUMF1/EgtB/PvdO family nonheme iron enzyme, giving the protein MGRGLLRLSSAVALLGGIAASGCLVSFDGYEKADPGGTGAQGASGGAGSGGTAAQGGSAGVGNGGAGGSAADGGSSGVGNTGGGGTGNTGGGGSAGVGNTGGGGSAGVGNTGGGGSAGVGNTGGGGSAGVGNTGGGGTGGATTCPTNLKGPAMSRMTLGGSDFFCVDTTEVTNAQYAEFVSFGNLGGQPAECAFNNTYAPTLGGPCTVLDYDPASKPNYPVSCVDWCDAYMFCQWSGKRLCGSLGGGSVPAGDRAKAAVDQWYNACSLNGTRAFPYGSTYQEGRCNDLSSTGVGPFICGAFNTCSGSWIGEAPVYDMSGNVAEWEDSCSGNSCAARGGDWNAYQSTASCAAVMTANRDVRDDNVGFRCCWDPPTN; this is encoded by the coding sequence ATGGGCCGCGGACTTCTTCGCTTGTCTTCTGCTGTGGCGCTGCTGGGCGGCATCGCTGCCTCAGGCTGCTTGGTTTCCTTCGACGGCTACGAGAAGGCTGACCCAGGTGGCACCGGCGCTCAGGGGGCGAGTGGTGGTGCGGGGAGCGGCGGAACCGCTGCTCAAGGCGGATCGGCGGGCGTTGGCAATGGCGGGGCTGGCGGCTCTGCGGCTGATGGCGGCAGTTCTGGCGTCGGCAACACCGGCGGTGGTGGCACGGGCAACACTGGAGGCGGTGGCTCGGCTGGCGTTGGCAACACGGGAGGCGGCGGCTCGGCTGGCGTTGGCAACACGGGAGGCGGCGGCTCGGCTGGCGTTGGCAACACCGGAGGCGGCGGCTCGGCTGGCGTTGGCAACACCGGAGGCGGTGGTACGGGTGGCGCTACGACTTGTCCCACCAATCTCAAGGGACCGGCCATGAGTCGGATGACCCTCGGTGGTAGCGACTTTTTCTGCGTGGATACTACGGAAGTAACCAACGCCCAGTACGCCGAGTTCGTCTCATTTGGCAACCTCGGCGGACAGCCAGCGGAGTGTGCCTTCAACAATACGTACGCGCCTACGCTCGGTGGCCCCTGTACGGTCCTTGACTACGATCCAGCAAGTAAGCCTAACTACCCAGTCAGCTGCGTCGACTGGTGCGACGCTTACATGTTTTGCCAATGGTCAGGGAAGCGCCTATGCGGATCTCTCGGGGGCGGAAGCGTTCCAGCGGGGGACCGCGCCAAGGCCGCGGTTGACCAGTGGTACAACGCATGTAGCCTGAATGGCACACGTGCATTTCCGTACGGCAGCACGTATCAGGAGGGACGATGCAACGACCTCAGCTCTACCGGGGTCGGACCGTTCATCTGCGGCGCTTTCAACACGTGCTCAGGCAGTTGGATCGGTGAGGCGCCCGTATACGATATGAGCGGGAATGTCGCAGAATGGGAGGACTCTTGCTCGGGGAATTCCTGCGCGGCACGAGGAGGCGACTGGAACGCCTACCAATCCACGGCGTCCTGCGCTGCGGTCATGACGGCCAATCGGGACGTTCGAGACGATAACGTCGGCTTCCGCTGCTGCTGGGACCCGCCCACCAACTAA
- a CDS encoding DUF4129 domain-containing protein: MTRWTSVAVSLVGLTALLVGPMPVLALIPLLMSGIHVALKRAIKLNTGSELMLELSLFALCVVVGVNIDLMPSPIGEAPILRGWATFGYGLLVIAALRLWVEGARGGTPATIGIALISMAVWGGKNTGWFYPLVIALFLGFAAFALRAADAGRPQLKVLSRRHVSQVFVALTLALTTATAAAVTLPPLHSWVVKRVMRGLPNKSGFSSFLWLGSMKGMLQSDRIVMRVRGAETNYLRGIVYVEYSHGAWTRRDADKQVRPVPRSLPSGNNVTEIEVVRDGPRYFTPLGTSELAASTGFVALDSGGIYEPVAGDPAKRLWLSVRPPVEGEKSPQTEAPTPLERSVPPSLLRPLQRLAVAWTRGTKTPKQQLEALALHLRSEYAYSLDFERPRRADPVLDFLFRGKQGHCEYFASALALLARSIGIPTRVVAGYSVSEYSEVGDYYLVRERNAHSWVEAWTGERWETYDATPSAEIFPTNRRTGWLPGVVDWFGATWSRFMDWLLERELSEVLSALGAAIALLFLVRFLRLRRKRADTLGRLLHDGVGPLPGWVALERALKESSLARSPTETPEAWGKRLSPALPVFGPELSQLAAEYSAFRYGAQGDAEELERRLRDLALRVTRAPRQRIAREP; encoded by the coding sequence GTGACGCGCTGGACCTCGGTTGCGGTGAGCCTGGTCGGCCTGACGGCCCTACTGGTCGGTCCGATGCCCGTGTTGGCGCTGATCCCGCTATTGATGAGCGGGATCCACGTCGCGCTCAAGCGCGCCATCAAGCTGAACACGGGCTCCGAGTTGATGCTGGAGCTGAGCCTGTTCGCTTTGTGCGTCGTGGTTGGGGTCAACATCGATTTGATGCCTTCCCCGATCGGTGAGGCGCCGATCTTGCGAGGCTGGGCGACCTTTGGCTACGGCCTGCTGGTCATCGCAGCGTTGCGCTTGTGGGTTGAGGGAGCGCGCGGCGGCACGCCCGCGACCATTGGTATCGCACTCATCTCAATGGCCGTGTGGGGCGGCAAAAACACTGGCTGGTTCTATCCGCTGGTGATCGCGCTCTTCCTTGGCTTTGCGGCGTTCGCCCTGCGGGCAGCTGACGCCGGGCGTCCGCAGCTCAAGGTCCTGAGTCGGCGTCACGTCTCTCAAGTGTTCGTCGCGCTCACGCTCGCGCTCACCACGGCCACCGCGGCCGCAGTGACGCTACCTCCGCTCCACAGCTGGGTCGTGAAGCGAGTGATGCGCGGTCTCCCCAACAAGTCCGGCTTCAGCTCGTTCCTGTGGCTCGGCTCGATGAAGGGCATGCTGCAATCCGATCGCATCGTGATGCGGGTTCGGGGCGCGGAGACCAACTACCTGCGCGGCATCGTCTACGTGGAGTATAGCCACGGCGCTTGGACTCGACGTGATGCGGACAAGCAGGTGCGTCCGGTGCCCCGTTCATTGCCGTCGGGAAACAACGTCACCGAGATCGAAGTCGTAAGGGACGGTCCCAGGTACTTCACGCCCCTCGGTACCAGCGAGCTGGCGGCTTCCACGGGCTTCGTTGCGCTGGACTCCGGCGGGATCTACGAGCCGGTCGCGGGCGACCCTGCAAAACGGCTGTGGCTCAGCGTCCGCCCTCCCGTCGAGGGCGAAAAGTCCCCGCAAACCGAGGCACCAACTCCCCTCGAGCGCAGCGTGCCGCCATCGCTGCTACGTCCTCTACAGCGTCTCGCCGTAGCTTGGACTCGCGGCACCAAGACTCCCAAGCAACAGCTCGAGGCCCTCGCGCTGCACTTGCGCTCGGAGTACGCATACAGCCTCGACTTCGAGCGACCGCGACGCGCGGATCCGGTGCTCGACTTCCTGTTCCGTGGCAAGCAAGGTCACTGCGAGTACTTCGCCTCAGCCCTTGCGCTGCTAGCTCGCAGCATCGGGATCCCGACCCGCGTGGTCGCTGGCTACAGCGTGAGCGAGTACAGCGAGGTCGGCGACTACTACCTCGTGCGGGAGCGCAACGCGCATTCCTGGGTCGAGGCGTGGACCGGGGAGCGCTGGGAAACGTACGACGCCACGCCAAGCGCGGAGATCTTTCCCACGAACCGCCGTACCGGCTGGCTACCAGGGGTCGTCGACTGGTTCGGCGCGACCTGGTCGCGCTTCATGGATTGGCTCCTAGAGCGCGAACTGAGTGAAGTCCTCAGCGCCCTGGGCGCGGCCATCGCGTTGCTTTTTCTCGTGCGCTTCCTGCGCCTGCGGCGGAAGCGCGCGGATACGCTCGGGCGGCTGCTGCACGACGGTGTCGGACCGCTCCCTGGCTGGGTCGCGCTCGAACGCGCCCTCAAGGAGTCGAGCCTTGCTCGTTCCCCCACGGAAACTCCTGAGGCCTGGGGGAAGCGCCTCTCCCCCGCCTTGCCGGTTTTCGGCCCAGAGCTGAGCCAGCTGGCCGCCGAATACAGCGCGTTCCGCTATGGCGCCCAAGGGGACGCCGAAGAGCTCGAGCGGCGCTTGCGAGATCTGGCACTTCGGGTCACACGTGCGCCCCGCCAGCGCATAGCTCGCGAGCCCTGA
- a CDS encoding MoxR family ATPase has protein sequence MNQRLREPTSQLPVIQSALAGVVRGQPRAIELLLTGLLAGGHVLIEDVPGVGKTTLAKALSRVFDVEFSRIQFTPDLLPADVLGSQVLNPKDGSFSFQAGPVFTHVLLADEINRASPRTQSALLEAMNEDQVTTDGVTRKLPHPFFVIATQNPVDFQGTYPLPEAQLDRFVLRFGLGYPSFDEELVMLSDRKRSDPLEQLSPLANTELLLELQRAAREVEVKEAVSRYLLALVRATRERPELTLGVSPRGALALTRASQARALLHGRSFVTPDDVQALTEPVLSHRVLLSRDSRFGGSDAVGILKEVLLQVPVPT, from the coding sequence GTGAATCAACGACTCCGCGAACCCACTTCTCAGCTCCCCGTGATCCAAAGTGCCCTGGCCGGGGTAGTGCGCGGGCAGCCACGAGCGATCGAGCTGCTTCTCACAGGGCTCCTGGCCGGGGGCCACGTGCTGATCGAAGACGTACCCGGAGTGGGCAAGACGACCCTCGCCAAGGCGCTCTCGCGGGTTTTCGACGTGGAATTTTCACGCATCCAGTTCACGCCAGATCTGCTGCCGGCAGACGTGCTCGGGTCTCAGGTGCTGAACCCGAAGGACGGCAGCTTCAGCTTCCAAGCAGGGCCAGTGTTTACCCACGTCTTGCTGGCGGACGAGATCAACCGCGCTTCCCCGCGGACTCAATCTGCGCTGCTGGAAGCGATGAACGAAGATCAAGTGACGACCGACGGTGTCACCCGCAAGCTGCCTCACCCATTCTTCGTGATCGCCACCCAGAACCCCGTGGACTTTCAGGGTACCTATCCCCTCCCCGAAGCTCAGCTGGACCGCTTCGTCCTGCGTTTTGGCCTGGGTTATCCGTCGTTCGATGAAGAGCTGGTCATGCTTAGCGACCGCAAGCGGAGCGACCCGCTAGAACAGCTCTCCCCCCTCGCGAACACCGAGCTCTTGCTGGAGCTTCAGCGTGCAGCGCGCGAGGTCGAAGTGAAGGAAGCCGTGAGTCGCTACCTGCTTGCTCTCGTCCGGGCCACCCGGGAGCGCCCGGAGCTGACCCTGGGAGTGAGCCCCCGCGGTGCTCTGGCGCTGACGCGCGCGTCGCAGGCTCGAGCGCTGCTCCACGGTCGCAGCTTCGTCACCCCGGACGACGTTCAAGCGCTCACGGAACCCGTGCTCAGTCACCGGGTGTTACTGAGTCGCGACAGTCGCTTCGGCGGCAGTGATGCCGTGGGGATCTTGAAAGAGGTGCTGCTGCAGGTGCCGGTTCCGACGTGA
- a CDS encoding ATP-binding cassette domain-containing protein: MILEARSRSLVAALEFQNVSVRRGELRVFDHVQLRLEHGSSAVVFGENGAGKSTLIQLASGQLKPDTGSVWLSGRRSAVELAGRLVADGTRVFTLLEQPGLAPGISALDNVALPLRYHASALSLHPEQAPSLAREALAALGVYPPDIHSLPDRLSFGTQRRVALARILALRPHLVLLDDPLLGVDSESCQIIEGVLRSWVRDPTLSVFCTTGDRGLAERLGTPRLDLTPDGLVVDGMLLADALRVAASSRGAARFDETQSQSSEAAGDAGMLH, from the coding sequence GTGATCTTAGAGGCGCGTAGCCGAAGCTTGGTAGCGGCACTGGAGTTTCAGAACGTTTCCGTGCGGCGTGGCGAGCTACGGGTGTTCGACCACGTTCAGCTCAGGCTCGAGCACGGGAGCTCCGCGGTGGTCTTTGGGGAGAACGGTGCCGGCAAGAGCACCCTGATTCAACTGGCTAGCGGACAGCTGAAGCCAGACACCGGAAGCGTATGGCTCAGCGGCAGGCGGAGCGCGGTAGAGCTCGCAGGGCGCCTCGTCGCAGACGGAACCCGCGTCTTCACCCTGCTCGAACAACCGGGACTGGCACCGGGGATCTCGGCGCTAGACAACGTGGCGCTGCCACTTCGCTACCACGCGAGCGCGCTCAGTCTGCACCCTGAGCAGGCTCCGAGCCTGGCCCGAGAGGCCCTCGCCGCCTTGGGCGTCTACCCGCCTGACATCCACTCGCTGCCCGACAGATTGTCATTCGGGACCCAGAGGCGAGTCGCTCTGGCACGCATCCTCGCGCTCCGCCCTCACCTCGTGTTGCTCGATGACCCGCTGCTCGGGGTCGACAGCGAGAGCTGCCAGATCATCGAGGGTGTGCTGCGAAGCTGGGTGCGCGACCCAACGCTCAGTGTTTTCTGCACGACGGGGGATCGTGGGCTCGCCGAGCGACTCGGCACTCCGCGCCTGGATCTGACGCCGGACGGGCTGGTCGTCGATGGGATGCTGCTCGCCGACGCGCTTCGAGTCGCAGCGTCCTCCAGGGGCGCGGCTCGCTTTGACGAGACACAAAGTCAGTCGAGCGAGGCAGCTGGCGACGCAGGAATGCTGCACTAG
- a CDS encoding protein kinase: MALREDVSDRARHRVNTTLKGKWTLDGVLGVGGMATVYAATHRNQSRVAIKMLHPEVALDAEVTARFLREGYVANTVDHPGTVQVFDDDVTEDGAAFLVMELLEGETLEARWERKGHELPVSEVLPVVDQLLDVLASAHAKGVIHRDLKPENLFLTKDGRLKVLDFGIARLRELSKQTGATTKVGSLLGTPAFMAPEQALGRLEEVDQRTDLWAVGATLFTLLTGRYVHEAETINEQLILAATNDAPSVAQFCPNLPVPVVRLVDRALAFKKLDRWDNARAMQGGLREAQESMDLSGPLSLPRPSVAGGAPPTITAPSVHSVDIVPATSAPDASTTGPSGIESVPALTTTGDALVRTSETPAPRKRWGAVIGAGVAALIGVGVVLGLSLGSRVSAEQPDPTAGQAPISAPENPEAKPTAEAEKPSELELSGTTAEDPPKEPEAVKTAAQVPTAQVPAHPTAISKPITGKPPTTAKPPVTAPPVTAKPPATAKPPATAKPPATAKPPATAPVSTSNPFDRRH; this comes from the coding sequence ATGGCTTTGCGCGAAGACGTTTCTGACCGAGCTCGACATCGAGTGAACACAACCCTCAAGGGGAAGTGGACCCTGGATGGAGTGCTGGGTGTAGGTGGAATGGCGACGGTGTACGCCGCCACTCATCGCAATCAGAGCCGTGTCGCGATCAAGATGCTGCACCCGGAGGTCGCTCTCGACGCCGAGGTGACCGCGCGCTTCCTGCGCGAGGGGTACGTCGCCAACACGGTGGACCATCCAGGCACCGTGCAGGTATTCGACGACGACGTCACCGAAGACGGCGCCGCGTTCTTGGTCATGGAGCTGCTCGAGGGCGAGACCCTCGAGGCGCGCTGGGAGCGAAAGGGTCACGAGCTGCCGGTGAGCGAGGTACTCCCGGTGGTCGATCAGCTGCTGGACGTGCTGGCTTCAGCCCACGCCAAGGGCGTGATTCATCGGGATCTCAAGCCTGAGAACCTGTTCTTGACCAAGGACGGGCGGCTCAAGGTGCTCGACTTTGGCATCGCGCGGCTGCGCGAGCTCTCGAAGCAAACGGGCGCGACCACCAAGGTCGGGTCGTTGCTCGGCACGCCGGCGTTCATGGCACCGGAGCAAGCGCTCGGCCGGCTGGAAGAGGTCGATCAGCGCACGGATCTGTGGGCCGTTGGCGCGACGCTGTTCACACTGCTCACCGGGCGCTACGTCCACGAGGCGGAAACCATCAACGAGCAGCTGATCCTCGCGGCAACGAATGACGCGCCCAGCGTCGCGCAGTTTTGCCCGAACCTTCCGGTGCCGGTGGTGCGCTTGGTGGACCGCGCGTTGGCTTTCAAGAAGCTCGATCGCTGGGACAATGCGCGTGCGATGCAAGGCGGCTTGCGGGAGGCCCAGGAGTCGATGGACCTCTCCGGCCCCCTCAGCCTGCCCCGGCCGTCGGTCGCAGGCGGCGCGCCGCCCACGATCACCGCACCGTCCGTGCACAGCGTTGATATCGTGCCCGCCACCAGCGCTCCCGACGCAAGCACCACGGGGCCAAGTGGCATCGAGTCGGTGCCAGCGCTGACCACGACGGGCGACGCGCTGGTGCGCACCTCGGAGACGCCCGCGCCTCGCAAGCGCTGGGGCGCGGTGATCGGCGCTGGCGTTGCCGCGCTGATTGGCGTCGGCGTGGTGCTCGGTTTGAGCCTCGGATCCCGCGTTTCCGCGGAGCAACCGGATCCCACGGCAGGTCAGGCACCCATCAGCGCTCCGGAGAACCCTGAAGCCAAGCCAACCGCCGAAGCCGAGAAGCCGAGCGAGCTTGAGCTATCAGGGACCACCGCGGAGGATCCGCCCAAAGAACCCGAAGCGGTGAAGACTGCGGCTCAGGTCCCGACGGCTCAGGTCCCAGCGCACCCAACCGCGATCTCCAAGCCGATCACGGGCAAGCCGCCGACGACCGCGAAGCCGCCGGTCACTGCGCCGCCCGTCACGGCCAAGCCGCCAGCCACCGCCAAGCCGCCAGCCACCGCCAAGCCGCCAGCCACCGCCAAGCCGCCGGCAACGGCGCCGGTCTCCACGTCGAATCCGTTCGACCGGCGTCACTGA
- a CDS encoding SUMF1/EgtB/PvdO family nonheme iron enzyme, translating into MGCSSLIGLDEFKPDLGTGGAGGSSAGIGNTGGGGTGTGNTGGGGTGNAGNGTGNTTSGGAGNASGVAGNTGSGGAGNGGGGTGGGGTGNTGTGASGGTESGSGCPSTLKGPAMSRVHLPNDDYFCIDTTEVTNAQYEEFVTFGDLKGQPTVCSFNQTYEPALSDTCTLLINYDPGNKPTYPVACVDWCDVCQWAGKRLCGAVAGGSTPASSRANPNIDQWHNACTLGGSRTYPYGNTYTEGRCNDLTAATSGPFPVGGFPQCFGNHPGEAPVYDMSGDLQEWEDSCSGNSCAARGGDWLGYEGTAACAQTDTANRDVRDHHRGFRCCWDPPN; encoded by the coding sequence ATGGGCTGCTCGTCACTGATCGGTCTTGATGAGTTCAAGCCTGATCTCGGCACCGGAGGTGCTGGCGGCAGTTCGGCTGGAATCGGCAACACTGGAGGCGGCGGCACGGGAACCGGCAACACCGGAGGTGGTGGCACGGGCAACGCAGGCAATGGCACTGGGAACACGACCAGCGGTGGCGCCGGCAACGCGTCGGGGGTTGCCGGGAACACAGGCAGCGGCGGTGCCGGCAATGGTGGCGGTGGTACGGGTGGCGGCGGTACGGGGAATACAGGCACCGGCGCTAGTGGTGGGACAGAGTCCGGCAGCGGTTGTCCCTCGACCCTCAAAGGGCCCGCGATGAGCCGGGTTCATCTCCCAAATGACGACTACTTCTGCATCGATACCACGGAGGTCACCAATGCCCAGTACGAGGAGTTCGTCACTTTCGGAGACCTTAAGGGACAACCGACGGTATGCTCGTTCAACCAAACCTACGAGCCCGCGCTGTCGGACACCTGTACACTCCTCATTAACTACGATCCGGGAAACAAGCCAACCTATCCAGTGGCGTGCGTGGATTGGTGCGACGTCTGCCAGTGGGCAGGCAAGCGACTATGTGGCGCAGTCGCGGGAGGTTCCACTCCAGCCTCAAGCAGGGCCAACCCAAACATAGACCAATGGCACAACGCCTGTACACTAGGCGGAAGTCGAACGTATCCATACGGCAACACGTACACCGAGGGTCGCTGTAACGACCTCACAGCGGCTACGTCCGGGCCCTTCCCGGTTGGAGGCTTCCCTCAGTGTTTCGGCAACCACCCCGGCGAGGCTCCGGTATACGACATGAGCGGCGACTTGCAGGAGTGGGAGGACTCTTGCTCAGGGAACTCGTGCGCAGCGCGCGGAGGGGACTGGCTGGGCTACGAGGGCACCGCAGCCTGCGCTCAAACCGACACCGCCAACCGCGATGTTCGCGACCATCACCGCGGCTTCCGCTGCTGCTGGGACCCGCCGAACTGA
- a CDS encoding GGDEF domain-containing protein gives MSRSQHPASALVTAPSSVPIAVHERPEVQLPANDVVPSSQSRALLLEYELRRLREERDIVLLRNVDTRSVLGILCDCPRPQLEPGQVLIRAGETENRMYLLLDGRLRVHVDSLQNDPVAVLEPGETVGELALLDEKPRSAFVVADTPATLLELDCDLFWSLVHSSHEVALNLLSILAERLRGSNGTVAQSRKLAQEYQRHASVDGLTGLYNRRWLDDVLPRQIKRSAIAGEPMCVVMIDVDHFKRFNDEHGHRAGDFVLFSVARVLRERFRPTDLVARYGGEEFCVVLPDTDLQGAQAAAERVREAVARASLDYEVPLPSVTISVGISLAQPDDAQGRLIERADAALYRAKASGRNRVELAPTVGAAADAAPEV, from the coding sequence ATGTCTCGATCTCAGCACCCTGCCTCCGCCCTCGTTACCGCTCCTTCATCCGTGCCGATAGCGGTGCATGAACGACCGGAGGTGCAGCTGCCAGCGAATGACGTGGTGCCCAGCTCTCAGAGCCGTGCCTTGCTCCTCGAGTATGAGTTGCGCCGGCTGCGAGAGGAGCGGGACATCGTGCTCCTGCGAAACGTCGATACGCGGTCGGTGCTCGGGATCTTATGCGACTGTCCTCGCCCCCAACTCGAGCCGGGACAGGTGCTGATCCGGGCCGGAGAGACGGAAAACCGCATGTACCTGCTGCTCGATGGTCGGCTCCGGGTACACGTGGACAGCCTGCAGAACGACCCGGTGGCGGTGCTGGAGCCCGGTGAGACCGTCGGCGAGCTTGCGTTGCTGGACGAGAAACCCCGTAGCGCCTTCGTCGTGGCGGACACCCCAGCGACCTTGCTCGAGCTCGATTGCGATCTGTTTTGGTCCCTCGTGCACAGCTCCCATGAGGTGGCGCTCAACCTGCTATCGATCCTCGCGGAAAGGCTCCGCGGGAGCAACGGCACCGTGGCGCAGAGCCGGAAGCTCGCCCAGGAGTATCAGCGTCACGCGAGCGTGGATGGCCTGACGGGTCTCTACAACCGTCGCTGGCTCGACGACGTGCTGCCGCGACAGATCAAGCGCAGCGCGATCGCGGGGGAACCGATGTGCGTGGTGATGATCGACGTCGACCACTTCAAGCGCTTCAACGACGAACATGGCCATCGCGCCGGGGACTTCGTGTTGTTCAGCGTTGCGCGCGTGCTACGCGAGCGCTTTCGTCCCACGGATCTCGTCGCTCGCTACGGTGGTGAGGAGTTTTGTGTGGTGCTTCCGGATACGGATCTCCAGGGCGCGCAGGCGGCTGCGGAGCGCGTACGTGAAGCCGTGGCGCGGGCGAGTCTGGACTACGAAGTTCCCCTGCCCTCGGTGACCATTTCCGTCGGGATCTCCCTGGCGCAGCCGGACGACGCGCAGGGCAGGCTGATCGAGCGCGCAGACGCGGCGCTCTATCGGGCCAAAGCATCCGGCAGAAACCGCGTAGAGCTCGCGCCGACCGTGGGCGCTGCCGCTGACGCGGCTCCGGAGGTCTAG
- a CDS encoding ABC transporter permease, with translation MQSTPPAALLRLPPARPPMIRSLRPTVPYDPRAAEPSEAPQGVGDGVAWVGRGGIRASAWLWGVAASLPRSIAAVLAADASARREVRRASVEGVFEVAYKSLPLLLTAGALVGALAALQARMVAPGLDSGRLGQVLVTLVVRELAPLLTAWVVAARSGTAMATSLGLMRQRGEVSALEVLGISPQALLVFPRLVASALGVLVLAIYFGLCALVGSALVASAQSTGALAELMGGLGRCLVWQDLPLFIVKASGMGLLTGLISCFQGLREDADAASLPSHAGNAVVGSLIACGVLDLALTGVFYWLNPAGFR, from the coding sequence GTGCAGAGCACTCCGCCAGCAGCGCTGCTCCGGCTGCCCCCAGCGCGACCACCGATGATCCGCTCACTGCGGCCGACGGTGCCCTACGACCCGCGGGCGGCAGAGCCCAGCGAGGCGCCCCAAGGCGTGGGCGATGGCGTCGCGTGGGTTGGCCGCGGGGGGATCCGCGCGTCCGCTTGGCTGTGGGGAGTCGCCGCCTCGCTCCCGCGCAGCATCGCCGCAGTGCTGGCTGCAGACGCTTCCGCCCGGCGCGAGGTGCGCCGCGCCAGCGTCGAGGGCGTGTTCGAGGTCGCCTACAAGAGCCTCCCGTTGCTGCTGACGGCGGGCGCCCTCGTGGGTGCGCTAGCCGCGCTGCAGGCGCGCATGGTCGCTCCCGGCCTCGACAGCGGTCGCCTCGGACAAGTCTTGGTGACGCTGGTGGTGCGGGAGCTTGCGCCGCTCCTCACGGCTTGGGTCGTGGCTGCCAGGAGCGGAACGGCGATGGCGACCAGCCTCGGACTGATGCGTCAGCGGGGTGAGGTGTCCGCGCTCGAAGTGCTCGGCATCTCACCACAGGCGCTGCTGGTGTTTCCGCGCCTGGTCGCGAGCGCGCTGGGTGTCCTGGTGCTGGCGATATACTTCGGGTTGTGCGCCTTGGTTGGCTCAGCGTTGGTCGCGTCTGCGCAATCGACCGGCGCCTTGGCTGAGCTGATGGGTGGGCTTGGGCGGTGCCTGGTTTGGCAGGACTTGCCGCTTTTTATCGTCAAAGCCTCGGGCATGGGCCTCTTGACCGGGCTCATCAGCTGTTTTCAAGGGCTGCGTGAAGACGCGGACGCCGCGAGCCTTCCAAGCCACGCGGGCAACGCGGTGGTCGGGTCGCTGATCGCCTGCGGAGTCCTCGATCTGGCGCTCACCGGCGTCTTCTACTGGCTCAACCCGGCGGGCTTCAGGTGA
- a CDS encoding DUF58 domain-containing protein produces the protein MNLARLNHILIPSTKEGRDRVRAGWAVRIFRPLTWFGEATTREGRFLTLLVMAIALASVDVQSTQVFLLWAALSGILLASLVGRHFFRLQQVKLRAQCPHRVTEGEALEIRLSVENNSDEPHQALRITGPFLPWDGAWVSPAPRIAELEAGATAERTTHARFIERGEHHLDVFSAACLVPFGLALGPSVESDGCRFTVLPRPIQVRSLALSQATLDAGAKLGAKASRGRGAGLELLGVRGYRAGDPVRDLHVRTWARTGKPHVREYQPTYEGRYLLLLDAAGARDEPAFEASIRLTAGICTLWTDQGQICDLAVSGEAAVVHGIGSYRESLTAALDRLARVAPNSLPIEEVLERIAALTSDEVEAIVVVTSSAERQRRISAMLRGLGHPSRTLCLVKRRVDPDPDQLLVSEVMDGREVAL, from the coding sequence GTGAACCTCGCGCGCCTGAACCACATCCTGATCCCCTCGACGAAAGAGGGACGCGATCGTGTCCGCGCCGGTTGGGCGGTGCGGATCTTTCGACCTCTCACCTGGTTCGGTGAAGCGACGACTCGGGAAGGGCGCTTCTTGACTCTGCTGGTGATGGCGATCGCCCTCGCGAGCGTGGACGTGCAGTCGACTCAGGTTTTCCTGCTCTGGGCGGCGCTATCCGGGATCCTCTTGGCGAGTCTGGTCGGGCGCCACTTCTTCAGGTTGCAGCAGGTGAAGCTGCGGGCCCAGTGCCCGCACCGCGTGACCGAAGGCGAAGCCTTGGAGATCCGCCTCAGCGTCGAGAACAACAGCGACGAGCCTCACCAGGCGCTACGCATCACCGGACCGTTTTTGCCCTGGGATGGCGCATGGGTCAGCCCTGCACCGCGCATCGCCGAGCTAGAGGCAGGGGCGACAGCAGAGCGCACGACCCACGCCCGCTTCATCGAGCGCGGCGAGCACCACTTGGACGTGTTCAGCGCGGCGTGTTTGGTGCCTTTTGGCCTGGCTCTGGGGCCCAGCGTGGAGAGCGATGGCTGCCGTTTCACGGTCCTACCGCGACCCATCCAGGTGCGCTCCCTCGCGCTCTCCCAAGCGACGTTGGATGCTGGAGCAAAGCTCGGCGCCAAAGCCAGCCGTGGGCGAGGTGCAGGGCTCGAGCTCTTGGGGGTGAGAGGGTACCGCGCCGGGGATCCAGTGCGAGATCTCCACGTCAGAACCTGGGCCCGCACCGGCAAGCCTCACGTCCGCGAGTATCAGCCGACCTACGAAGGGCGCTACTTGCTCTTGCTGGACGCCGCGGGCGCACGGGACGAGCCCGCTTTCGAGGCCAGCATCCGCCTTACCGCGGGGATCTGCACGCTATGGACAGATCAGGGACAGATCTGCGATTTGGCGGTGAGCGGAGAAGCCGCTGTGGTGCACGGCATCGGCTCCTACCGCGAGTCACTCACGGCGGCACTGGATCGCCTGGCACGTGTGGCGCCAAACAGCTTGCCCATTGAAGAGGTGCTCGAGCGCATCGCAGCGCTGACCAGTGACGAGGTGGAGGCAATCGTCGTTGTCACCTCCTCAGCCGAGCGACAGCGACGCATCAGCGCGATGTTGCGCGGGCTGGGTCATCCTTCCCGAACTCTGTGCTTGGTCAAGCGACGGGTAGATCCCGACCCTGACCAGCTGCTGGTGTCGGAGGTGATGGACGGTCGCGAGGTCGCGCTGTGA